Proteins encoded by one window of Listeria cossartiae subsp. cossartiae:
- the qoxA gene encoding cytochrome aa3 quinol oxidase subunit II, giving the protein MSKVLKSLLLTALLGVTGLISGCGDLTVLNPKGPVAKGQSDLIIYSIIFMLVIVLTIFVLFTIMLVKYRERKDISNYEPDMHGSKKLEIFWTLIPVAIVIALAIPTVKTIYAGEEAPKVTSHKDPIIIYATSADWKWIFSYPDESIETVNYVNIPTDRPVLFKLTSADTMTSFWVPQLGGQKYAMSGMTMNLYLQADEVGTYKGRNANFNGEGFADQRFDVVAQSEKDFKKWAKETKASSPVITQDIYDRLLIPGSSKQKTYSGTHLAFVDVAADPEYVFYAYKRFGYEMTNPHNPNTKSTISDKPMLPVRPVTVTNPQFERHDMKPQIIKNGEGYHEDKHREDEMKKMEEDIQTNEFNKKESDDAGK; this is encoded by the coding sequence GTGTCAAAGGTACTTAAATCTTTGCTACTTACGGCACTACTTGGGGTTACCGGCCTTATAAGTGGTTGTGGTGACTTGACGGTACTTAATCCAAAAGGGCCAGTTGCAAAAGGTCAGTCGGACTTAATTATTTATTCGATTATATTTATGCTGGTTATTGTTTTGACGATTTTTGTATTGTTTACGATTATGTTGGTTAAATACCGCGAACGGAAAGACATTTCAAACTATGAGCCGGATATGCACGGTAGTAAAAAACTGGAAATTTTTTGGACATTGATTCCAGTTGCAATCGTTATTGCTCTAGCTATTCCGACTGTAAAAACAATTTATGCAGGGGAAGAAGCACCAAAAGTGACTTCGCATAAAGATCCAATTATTATTTACGCAACAAGTGCAGACTGGAAATGGATTTTTAGTTATCCAGATGAGTCGATTGAAACGGTGAACTATGTAAACATTCCAACCGACCGTCCTGTATTATTCAAATTAACTTCCGCAGATACGATGACAAGCTTTTGGGTTCCTCAATTAGGTGGACAAAAATATGCGATGTCTGGCATGACGATGAATTTATATTTACAAGCAGATGAAGTTGGTACATATAAAGGCCGTAACGCAAACTTCAACGGCGAAGGTTTTGCGGATCAACGCTTTGATGTAGTAGCTCAATCTGAAAAAGATTTCAAAAAATGGGCAAAAGAAACGAAAGCTAGCTCACCAGTTATTACGCAAGACATCTATGACCGTCTGCTAATTCCTGGAAGCTCGAAGCAAAAAACTTATTCTGGTACGCATTTAGCATTTGTTGATGTAGCAGCTGATCCAGAGTATGTTTTCTATGCCTACAAACGTTTTGGTTATGAGATGACAAATCCGCATAATCCGAACACTAAATCGACCATTTCTGACAAACCAATGCTTCCGGTTCGTCCTGTGACAGTAACTAATCCGCAATTTGAGCGTCATGATATGAAGCCGCAAATTATTAAAAACGGTGAAGGTTACCACGAGGATAAACACCGCGAAGACGAAATGAAGAAAATGGAAGAAGACATCCAAACAAATGAATTCAATAAAAAAGAATCGGATGACGCAGGGAAGTAA
- a CDS encoding phosphomevalonate kinase: MKNKLQVKIPGKLYVAGEYAVVESGHTAILTAVNRYITLTLEDSERNELWIPHYENPVSWPVGGELKPDGEHWTFTAEAINIATTFLKSEGIELTPVKMVIETELIDQSGAKYGLGSSAAATVAVINALMTKFHPEISMLKKFKLAALSHLVVQGNGSCGDIASCMYGGWIAYTTFDQEWVKHRLAYKSLEWFMKEPWPMLQIETLEEPVSTFSVGWTGTPVSTGKLVSQIHAFKQEDSKNYQHFLTRNNEIMKQMIQAFHTKDEELLYASIKENRRILQALGTKAGVNIETSLLKELADSAENMGGAGKSSGSGGGDCGIAFSKTKELAEKLVQEWESLGIKHLPFHTGRVQITE; encoded by the coding sequence ATGAAAAATAAACTACAGGTTAAAATACCCGGAAAATTATATGTTGCTGGTGAATACGCGGTTGTAGAATCCGGTCACACAGCCATTCTAACTGCGGTTAACCGTTATATAACGCTGACACTAGAAGATAGTGAGCGCAATGAATTGTGGATTCCACATTATGAAAATCCAGTTTCATGGCCAGTTGGCGGCGAACTTAAACCAGACGGGGAACATTGGACTTTTACAGCGGAAGCAATTAATATTGCGACAACTTTCCTAAAATCAGAAGGCATCGAGCTAACACCTGTGAAAATGGTCATTGAAACAGAATTAATTGACCAATCTGGCGCAAAATACGGACTAGGTTCAAGCGCGGCTGCAACGGTAGCTGTAATCAACGCCCTGATGACGAAATTCCATCCTGAAATATCCATGCTGAAAAAATTCAAACTAGCTGCACTTTCCCATTTAGTCGTTCAAGGAAACGGCTCATGTGGCGATATTGCATCTTGTATGTATGGTGGCTGGATTGCGTATACGACGTTTGATCAAGAATGGGTGAAGCATCGTTTAGCGTATAAATCACTGGAATGGTTTATGAAAGAACCATGGCCAATGCTTCAAATCGAAACACTAGAAGAACCAGTTTCAACATTTTCAGTTGGTTGGACGGGCACACCTGTGAGTACTGGCAAACTTGTTTCGCAAATTCACGCGTTTAAACAAGAAGATAGCAAAAATTATCAACATTTCTTAACTAGAAATAACGAAATCATGAAGCAAATGATTCAAGCTTTCCACACGAAAGACGAAGAGTTGCTTTATGCTTCTATCAAAGAAAATCGACGTATTCTTCAAGCACTTGGAACAAAAGCTGGCGTCAACATTGAAACAAGCTTGCTAAAAGAACTAGCGGACTCAGCTGAAAACATGGGCGGCGCAGGAAAATCTTCCGGCTCTGGTGGAGGAGATTGTGGAATCGCATTCTCGAAAACAAAAGAGCTCGCCGAAAAATTAGTTCAAGAGTGGGAATCGCTTGGTATTAAACATTTACCTTTCCATACAGGGAGAGTTCAAATTACTGAATAA
- the mvaD gene encoding diphosphomevalonate decarboxylase produces MRATAIAHTNVALIKYWGKRDEHLILPANSSLSFTVDKFYTKTTIEWDENLAQDTFILNDEQKTDAKVARFIDKMREEFGLTAKAKITSENHVPTAAGLASSASAFAALALAGSSAAGREDTKEYISRLARFGSGSASRSVFGDFVIWEKGELADGSDSFAVPFTNKLCDKMSLVVAVVSDKEKKVSSRDGMRLTVETSPFFENWVAAAKTDLEEMKQAILDEDFIKVGEITERNGMKMHATTLGAEPPFTYFQPQSLEIMDAVRELRENGIPAYFTMDAGPNVKVICERENENIVAEKLSGLAKNVLICHAGKEASVISDEK; encoded by the coding sequence ATGAGAGCGACAGCCATCGCACACACGAATGTGGCGCTAATTAAATACTGGGGAAAACGCGATGAACACTTGATTCTACCTGCAAACAGTAGTTTATCCTTCACGGTAGATAAATTTTATACAAAAACAACCATAGAATGGGACGAAAATCTAGCCCAAGATACATTTATTCTTAACGATGAACAAAAAACGGATGCAAAAGTAGCTCGTTTTATAGATAAAATGCGTGAAGAGTTTGGCTTAACAGCAAAAGCAAAAATCACTTCCGAAAATCACGTACCAACAGCGGCCGGACTTGCTTCATCAGCATCCGCATTTGCGGCACTTGCGCTTGCAGGATCCAGTGCTGCTGGTAGAGAAGACACAAAAGAATATATTTCCAGACTGGCTCGTTTCGGTTCTGGGTCTGCTTCTCGTTCGGTTTTTGGCGATTTTGTTATTTGGGAAAAAGGCGAACTTGCGGACGGCAGTGATTCATTCGCGGTACCTTTTACTAACAAATTATGCGATAAAATGTCGCTTGTAGTTGCAGTTGTTTCAGACAAAGAAAAGAAAGTTTCTAGCCGTGATGGCATGCGTTTAACCGTAGAAACATCCCCATTTTTCGAAAACTGGGTAGCTGCTGCTAAGACGGATTTGGAAGAAATGAAACAAGCCATTTTGGACGAAGATTTCATCAAAGTTGGCGAAATCACAGAGCGAAACGGTATGAAAATGCATGCGACAACACTTGGCGCTGAGCCGCCTTTCACTTATTTCCAACCACAGTCACTTGAAATAATGGATGCTGTTAGAGAATTGCGCGAAAATGGCATACCGGCCTATTTTACAATGGATGCTGGTCCTAATGTGAAAGTGATTTGTGAACGTGAAAATGAAAATATCGTAGCAGAGAAGTTGTCAGGTTTGGCTAAAAATGTTCTAATTTGCCACGCTGGTAAGGAAGCGAGTGTTATATCAGATGAAAAATAA
- the mvk gene encoding mevalonate kinase gives MATGIGTAKMILCGEHAVVYGEPAISVPFTQAIVTTNVETSTKTKFSSAFFTGDLEDMPDFLAGIKALVVDVLNEIGKGECVSIHVNSGVPIGRGLGSSAAVATSIARGLYKYFNQELDSKKLLAIVNAAEKIAHGNASGVDAITVVSEKPVWYERDRKLEIMHFPKKITFVVADTGVPSETRDAVKDVQVLYKENEAEIGKIIHQLGDISREIKTHLEGDADTVKIGAAMNQAQTYLETLTVSDSSLEKLIKVARSSGADGAKLTGGGRGGCIIAVAKNQEIAEQITKALHDAGAAQEWIFTIGEGSYESDSHRTHECGAN, from the coding sequence TTGGCTACAGGCATTGGGACAGCTAAAATGATATTATGCGGAGAACATGCAGTTGTATACGGAGAACCGGCAATTTCAGTCCCATTTACACAAGCAATAGTAACGACAAATGTAGAAACTTCTACAAAGACCAAGTTTTCTTCGGCATTTTTTACAGGTGATTTAGAAGATATGCCTGATTTCTTAGCGGGAATCAAAGCATTAGTTGTAGATGTTTTAAATGAAATTGGAAAAGGTGAATGTGTTTCTATTCATGTGAATTCAGGCGTTCCAATTGGACGAGGATTAGGCTCAAGTGCCGCAGTAGCAACGAGTATTGCGCGCGGCTTATATAAATATTTCAATCAAGAATTAGACTCGAAAAAACTATTAGCAATCGTTAATGCGGCAGAAAAAATTGCTCACGGTAATGCTAGTGGTGTTGATGCCATTACGGTTGTTAGTGAAAAGCCAGTTTGGTACGAGCGAGATCGAAAACTAGAAATTATGCACTTTCCTAAAAAAATCACGTTCGTCGTAGCAGATACAGGCGTTCCAAGCGAAACGAGAGACGCGGTTAAGGATGTTCAAGTATTATACAAAGAAAACGAAGCTGAAATCGGTAAAATAATTCACCAACTTGGCGATATTTCCCGGGAAATAAAGACGCATTTAGAAGGCGATGCAGACACTGTGAAGATTGGTGCTGCAATGAATCAAGCACAAACTTATTTGGAAACTTTGACAGTAAGCGATAGCAGTTTAGAGAAATTAATTAAAGTAGCTAGAAGTAGCGGCGCGGACGGGGCCAAACTGACAGGCGGTGGTCGTGGTGGATGTATTATCGCTGTAGCAAAAAATCAAGAAATCGCTGAACAAATAACGAAGGCGCTTCATGATGCTGGAGCCGCACAAGAATGGATTTTTACGATTGGAGAAGGTAGTTATGAGAGCGACAGCCATCGCACACACGAATGTGGCGCTAATTAA
- the speG gene encoding spermidine N1-acetyltransferase produces MSGDLKLRPLEREDLKFVHRLNNDAKIMSYWFEEPYEAFVELQELYDKHIHDQSERRFILELDGQMVGLVELMEIDYIHRRAEFQIIIDPKFQGHGYAVSATKLAMKYAFHVLNLHKLYLVVDKVNEKAIHIYEKVGFIREGELIDEFFVDGTYHDAIRMCIFQQQYQEMDI; encoded by the coding sequence ATGAGTGGAGATTTAAAACTTAGACCGCTTGAACGAGAAGATTTGAAATTTGTTCACCGGTTAAATAATGATGCGAAGATTATGTCGTATTGGTTTGAAGAGCCATATGAGGCATTTGTCGAGCTTCAGGAGTTATATGACAAGCACATTCACGATCAGTCAGAACGCCGTTTTATTTTAGAATTAGATGGCCAAATGGTTGGATTAGTCGAGTTGATGGAAATTGATTATATTCACCGAAGAGCGGAATTTCAAATTATTATTGATCCTAAGTTTCAGGGACACGGTTACGCTGTTTCTGCCACAAAACTCGCGATGAAATATGCTTTTCACGTGCTAAATTTGCATAAATTATATTTAGTCGTTGATAAAGTAAATGAAAAAGCAATTCACATCTATGAAAAAGTTGGTTTTATTCGTGAAGGCGAACTAATTGATGAATTTTTTGTTGATGGAACTTACCACGATGCAATTCGAATGTGTATTTTCCAGCAGCAATATCAAGAAATGGATATTTAA
- the cls gene encoding cardiolipin synthase gives MRKLIQFLFIAVVLFLVEYVLINQAAVLFLVTSAIIQLCGVVITVRLLLFDQRNTSSKVAWIAVIFILPVLGTISYLVFGRNPATRKFSTAQVTEKAKLINAVHAIPNNTNEKLPRLSKRIAHLTSIEPIKGNKIEILTNGEETFPVLLDALRKAENHIHIQYYIFKTDEISTEIRDILVEKAKSGVEVRFMFDGLGSSKLHKAFLAPLKEAGVSIHAFDPISSPWIVRTANLRNHRKIVVIDGQIGFTGGLNIGEEYRSNTPDFRVWRDTHIKITGQAVIELQESFLNDWIYMENRAGAADGFISETGLKQYFSPVDMGDEWAQVIYGGPYDKEKWVRDSMLDLIDSAKESVWIVSPYFVPDEESLAVIRRVAMSGVDVRVIIPGKGDRGISFHGSNAYVKTMIEAGAKMYAYADDSFVHAKAMLVDGTRAAIGTANFDVRSFRLNHELMVFLYDESEAMHHLKRDFKKDFEDSRLFTMKDMENKPLFTRIKEVLSSLLSPIL, from the coding sequence ATGCGCAAACTGATCCAATTTCTGTTTATAGCAGTAGTTTTATTTTTAGTGGAATACGTTTTAATTAATCAAGCAGCTGTACTTTTCTTAGTAACAAGTGCAATTATTCAATTATGCGGGGTTGTTATTACGGTTCGACTACTCCTATTTGATCAGCGGAATACTAGCTCAAAAGTCGCCTGGATTGCGGTTATTTTCATTTTACCTGTGCTTGGAACGATTAGTTACCTTGTGTTCGGCAGAAATCCAGCAACTAGAAAATTCAGCACAGCTCAAGTAACAGAAAAAGCTAAATTAATAAATGCAGTTCATGCAATTCCAAACAACACCAATGAAAAATTACCAAGACTATCTAAAAGAATTGCTCATTTAACGTCCATAGAGCCGATTAAGGGAAATAAAATCGAAATACTGACAAATGGTGAAGAAACTTTCCCAGTGCTCTTAGACGCGCTTAGAAAAGCGGAAAACCACATCCATATTCAATACTATATTTTCAAAACGGATGAAATTTCTACCGAGATTCGAGATATTTTGGTAGAAAAAGCAAAATCTGGCGTCGAAGTTAGATTTATGTTTGATGGATTAGGTTCAAGCAAACTTCATAAAGCCTTTCTAGCCCCTTTAAAAGAAGCTGGCGTTAGCATTCACGCATTTGATCCGATTTCTTCACCGTGGATTGTAAGAACAGCTAATTTAAGAAATCACCGTAAAATTGTCGTGATTGATGGGCAAATAGGCTTCACAGGTGGACTTAACATTGGAGAAGAATACCGCTCTAATACGCCAGATTTCCGTGTTTGGCGCGATACGCATATTAAAATCACCGGTCAAGCCGTAATTGAACTCCAAGAATCCTTCCTAAACGATTGGATTTATATGGAAAATCGAGCTGGAGCTGCCGACGGGTTTATTAGCGAAACCGGATTAAAACAGTATTTCTCACCAGTTGATATGGGCGATGAATGGGCGCAAGTCATTTACGGCGGTCCATACGATAAAGAAAAATGGGTTCGTGATTCGATGCTTGATTTAATTGATTCTGCTAAAGAGTCCGTTTGGATTGTGTCGCCCTACTTTGTTCCTGACGAGGAATCACTTGCGGTTATTCGCCGGGTTGCGATGAGTGGCGTTGACGTACGGGTTATAATCCCCGGAAAAGGCGATCGCGGGATTTCATTCCACGGAAGTAACGCTTATGTGAAAACGATGATTGAAGCAGGCGCGAAAATGTATGCCTACGCCGATGACTCTTTTGTTCATGCAAAGGCAATGTTAGTGGATGGAACGCGTGCGGCTATTGGGACTGCTAATTTTGATGTACGTAGCTTTAGATTGAATCATGAATTAATGGTATTCTTATATGATGAAAGCGAGGCTATGCACCATTTAAAACGCGACTTCAAGAAAGATTTTGAAGATAGCCGATTATTTACGATGAAAGATATGGAGAATAAGCCATTATTTACGCGTATAAAAGAAGTTCTTTCCAGTTTATTATCACCAATTTTATAA
- the gyrA gene encoding DNA gyrase subunit A yields MAETPNQRITEINLNKEMRTSFLDYAMSVIVARALPDVRDGLKPVHRRILYAMNDLGMTSDKAYKKSARIVGEVIGKYHPHGDTAVYFTMVRMAQDFSYRNMLVDGHGNFGSVDGDMAAAMRYTEARMSKISMELLRDINKDTIDYADNYDGSEREPVILPARFPNLLVNGSSGIAVGMATNIPTHHLGEVIDGVLALSRDPEITIRDLMEYIPGPDFPTAGMIMGRSGIRRAYESGRGSITVRGRVDIEEKKNGKETIVITEIPYQVNKARLVERIAELAREKKIDGITSLNDESDRSGMRIVIEVRRDISASVIVNNLFKMTALQTTFGINMLALVDNHPKVLNLKEILYYYLEHQKVVIRRRTEFELRKAEARAHILEGLRIALDNIDAIIKLIRGSKTSDVAKEGLMTQFNLSDKQAQAILDMRLQRLTGLEREKIEEEYQNLVALINDLKAILADDERILEIIREELEEIKLKYADKRRTEILAGDLVSLEDEDLIPEEEVAITLTKRGYIKRLPLSTYRSQRRGGRGIQGMSTHEDDFVEHLVATSTHDTLLFFTNTGKVYRSKGYEVPEYGRTAKGIPIINLLGIESQEQVNAVINLSEFTDDSYLFFTTKHGVVKRTTLSQFAKIRQSGLRAVELRENDELISVQMTDGSKNMIIATKHGQSIYFPEENIRVMGRTAAGVRGIRLREDDEVIGMEVLEDDEKVLVVTEKGYGKQTPASQYPLRNRGGMGVKTVTITEKNGNLVAMKTVTGEEDLMLMTVSGVLIRFEIETVSQTGRSAMGVKLIRLDEDEKVATVAKVPKEDDEVELEEEIDETLVTQVPDESFEDAPGSDIEE; encoded by the coding sequence ATGGCAGAAACACCAAATCAACGAATAACAGAGATAAACTTAAATAAAGAAATGCGGACTTCATTCTTAGATTACGCGATGAGTGTAATTGTTGCCCGTGCCCTACCAGATGTTCGTGACGGATTAAAACCAGTTCACCGTCGTATTTTATATGCGATGAATGATTTAGGTATGACTTCTGATAAAGCCTATAAGAAATCGGCTCGTATCGTTGGGGAAGTTATTGGTAAATATCACCCCCACGGCGATACAGCGGTTTATTTTACAATGGTTCGGATGGCGCAAGATTTTAGTTATCGTAATATGCTAGTTGACGGACATGGTAACTTTGGTTCGGTCGATGGCGATATGGCGGCAGCGATGCGTTATACAGAAGCACGTATGTCAAAAATTTCGATGGAACTACTGCGCGATATTAACAAAGATACGATTGATTATGCTGATAACTATGATGGTTCCGAGCGTGAGCCGGTTATTTTGCCAGCGCGTTTCCCTAACTTACTAGTCAATGGTTCGTCCGGTATCGCGGTTGGTATGGCTACGAATATTCCTACCCATCATCTTGGTGAAGTAATTGACGGTGTTTTGGCGCTTAGTCGTGACCCGGAAATTACGATTCGTGATTTAATGGAATATATCCCAGGACCTGACTTCCCTACTGCTGGGATGATTATGGGACGCAGCGGAATTCGTCGCGCTTATGAAAGTGGTCGTGGTTCGATTACCGTTCGTGGTCGTGTTGACATTGAAGAAAAGAAAAATGGTAAAGAAACAATCGTTATCACCGAAATTCCTTACCAAGTAAATAAAGCGCGCCTAGTTGAACGTATTGCCGAACTAGCTCGTGAGAAGAAAATTGACGGTATTACTTCCCTAAATGATGAGTCTGACCGTTCCGGAATGCGCATTGTTATTGAGGTTCGTCGTGATATTAGCGCAAGTGTTATCGTGAATAATTTATTCAAAATGACAGCACTTCAAACTACTTTTGGTATTAATATGCTCGCACTTGTCGACAATCATCCAAAAGTGCTTAATTTAAAAGAAATTCTTTATTATTATTTGGAACATCAAAAAGTCGTTATTCGTCGCCGTACGGAATTTGAGCTTCGTAAAGCAGAAGCACGTGCTCATATCTTAGAAGGTTTACGAATTGCGCTTGATAACATTGACGCGATTATTAAATTAATTCGTGGATCAAAAACTTCCGATGTTGCTAAAGAAGGCTTGATGACACAATTCAACCTTTCTGACAAACAAGCGCAAGCCATTTTAGATATGCGTTTGCAACGTTTGACAGGTTTAGAACGCGAAAAAATTGAAGAAGAATATCAAAACTTAGTGGCATTAATTAACGATTTAAAAGCCATTTTAGCTGATGATGAGCGTATTCTTGAAATTATTCGTGAAGAATTAGAAGAAATCAAACTTAAATATGCGGATAAACGTCGTACAGAAATCTTGGCTGGTGATTTAGTAAGCCTTGAAGATGAAGACTTAATCCCAGAAGAAGAAGTGGCAATTACGCTAACTAAACGTGGCTATATTAAACGTTTACCATTATCGACTTATCGTAGTCAGCGTCGTGGTGGTCGTGGTATTCAAGGTATGTCTACACATGAAGATGATTTCGTAGAACACCTAGTTGCAACGAGCACGCATGATACGTTACTATTCTTCACTAACACTGGTAAAGTATACCGTTCGAAAGGTTATGAAGTGCCTGAATACGGTCGTACCGCCAAAGGTATCCCAATCATCAACTTGCTTGGAATCGAAAGCCAAGAACAAGTGAATGCTGTGATAAATCTATCCGAATTCACCGATGATAGCTACCTATTCTTCACGACGAAACATGGTGTCGTGAAGCGTACAACCCTTTCTCAATTTGCGAAAATTCGTCAAAGTGGCCTTCGTGCAGTGGAACTTCGTGAAAATGATGAACTTATTTCCGTTCAAATGACAGATGGTAGCAAAAACATGATTATCGCAACGAAACATGGACAATCTATCTACTTCCCAGAAGAAAATATCCGCGTAATGGGCCGTACAGCTGCCGGTGTTCGTGGTATTAGACTTCGTGAAGACGATGAAGTTATCGGCATGGAAGTACTAGAAGATGACGAAAAAGTACTCGTTGTAACGGAAAAAGGTTATGGTAAACAAACGCCAGCTTCCCAGTATCCGCTTCGTAATCGTGGTGGTATGGGTGTTAAAACCGTTACAATCACAGAGAAAAATGGTAACTTAGTAGCAATGAAAACTGTTACTGGTGAAGAGGACTTAATGCTAATGACCGTGAGCGGCGTCTTGATTCGTTTTGAAATCGAAACCGTATCACAAACAGGTCGTAGCGCAATGGGTGTTAAACTAATTCGTCTTGATGAAGATGAAAAAGTAGCCACTGTTGCAAAAGTTCCAAAAGAAGATGATGAAGTTGAGCTTGAGGAAGAAATCGACGAAACATTAGTTACGCAAGTTCCTGATGAAAGTTTTGAAGATGCTCCTGGAAGCGACATAGAAGAATAA